In Metarhizium brunneum chromosome 3, complete sequence, a genomic segment contains:
- the ptaJ gene encoding Oxidoreductase ptaJ, translated as MSPTKVETIETPFTSGAVKSGSSLDFWRSYVQARPSPTEDFFRLISQYHKTHGNGNTGLAHDVGTGPGNIAARLATYFDRVVGSDVNDKALTAAPALLPQELGDRVTFITSPAEALAEKTPVQAGGQGNTDLITVSECMPLLDAPKALESFHQLLRPGGTLGIYFYGPCLFADGDVESCNKAYDKVATRICRFNQPMKGTPGFPFHLRGAETLISYLDNIAIPQAEWESVERHKWNCDFPLIFNSKAGFDFDFNPVDRRHENEITKQTIDRNFWGADWSIEDVQAYLESVYPNYRQKAGHQYSKVEVLLEELRDAMGGERRKVTFPVVLILATKKAAPDAPIKPVGIVPTTANRVQLSVNSSILGRVNEIPADAVQKANDLLQKNHDELHIFWRDVNGHNHMAHSLLTTFAMGGDGRELQRAYDDGISVQRPAPELDNDVVNGLADDDKMLGILGQIPQYTNVLAFFERQIDQSNWKEVLHRYCFSRTRLADTILARMYEGAYHPIIHLGLGVEFEQPSIIAEALAQAVTHPWSGIPECLLRSDELASQIGHHVPSPSLVELFEQARANDVILHGPRWEDMGLKMRDGVLGRSKDAITNLAAQLRVDPMDLERRAAESINCSAFLAGASQRSDKAPKIDFFHMHAVTSSIFVTVLLRQTWISHENKVRIVEWKGRTDLLWYAASRCAAPRIEEIVEYEAKASSSMGWSELYRAINKMHDDGHVAKFVRALKSGQDVSRPFEKQNPAMFPLQGDAWLNLARMAYDSTVGLADEAKWVWGAGFEQAWANVPARI; from the coding sequence ATGTCTCCAACCAAAGTGGAAACAATCGAAACGCCCTTCACATCCGGCGCCGTAAAAAGCGGCAGTAGTCTGGATTTCTGGAGGTCATATGTACAAGCCCGTCCAAGCCCGACTGAGGACTTCTTCCGTCTCATCAGCCAATACCACAAGACgcatggcaacggcaacacTGGCCTTGCTCACGACGTCGGGACGGGGCCAGGTAACATCGCGGCAAGACTGGCAACGTACTTTGACCGTGTCGTCGGCTCAGATGTCAATGACAAAGCATTAACCGCCGCGCCGGCTCTGTTGCCGCAGGAACTTGGGGACAGAGTCACCTTCATCACCTCCCCAGCAGAGGCGCTGGCAGAGAAAACACCAGTTCAGGCTGGTGGCCAGGGCAACACGGACCTGATTACCGTGAGCGAGTGCATGCCTCTGCTAGATGCACCCAAGGCACTCGAGTCGTTTCACCAACTCCTTCGTCCCGGTGGCACTTTGGGCATTTACTTCTATGGTCCCTGCCTCTTCGCCGACGGAGATGTGGAAAGCTGCAACAAGGCCTATGACAAGGTCGCAACGCGTATATGCCGCTTCAACCAGCCAATGAAGGGCACGCCAGGGTTTCCTTTCCACCTGCGCGGTGCTGAGACTTTGATAAGCTACCTGGATAACATTGCCATACCGCAAGCGGAATGGGAGAGCGTTGAGCGCCATAAATGGAACTGCGATTTCCCCCTCATCTTCAATAGCAAGGCTGGATTCGATTTTGACTTCAACCCCGTGGATCGAAGACATGAGAACGAAATTACCAAGCAAACAATAGACCGCAATTTCTGGGGCGCAGACTGGTCTATAGAGGACGTCCAAGCGTACTTGGAGTCGGTCTATCCCAACTACCGACAAAAGGCTGGCCATCAATATTCTAAAGTGGAGGTCTTGTTGGAAGAGCTGCGCGATGCCATGGGCGGCGAAAGGAGAAAGGTGACATTTCCCGTCGTGTTGATCCTGGCTACGAAGAAAGCGGCCCCTGATGCTCCCATCAAGCCTGTTGGTATCGTCCCAACGACAGCCAACAGGGTTCAACTCTCGGTAAACTCTTCGATCCTTGGTCGAGTCAATGAAATTCCAGCCGACGCTGTGCAGAAGGCCAACGATTTGCTACAGAAGAATCATGATGAGTTGCACATCTTTTGGCGAGATGTCAATGGCCACAATCACATGGCACACTCTCTTCTGACGACGTTTGCCATGGGCGGCGATGGTCGCGAACTGCAGCGTGCAtacgacgacggcatctcgGTCCAGCGGCCGGCGCCAGAGCTCGACAATGATGTAGTAAACggcctcgccgacgacgacaagatgcTTGGGATACTGGGCCAAATTCCCCAATACACCAACGTCCTTGCGTTTTTCGAACGGCAGATAGACCAAAGCAACTGGAAGGAGGTCCTTCATAGGTACTGTTTCAGTCGGACAAGACTGGCAGATACTATTCTGGCCCGCATGTACGAGGGTGCGTATCATCCCATCATCCACCTGGGTCTCGGAGTCGAATTTGAACAGCCTAGCATCATTGCGGAAGCTCTCGCGCAGGCCGTGACACACCCGTGGTCCGGTATTCCCGAATGCCTCCTACGAAGTGACGAGCTCGCCAGCCAAATAGGCCATCATGTTCCCAGTCCCTCTCTTGTAGAGCTCTTCGAGCAGGCCCGAGCAAACGACGTCATTCTCCACGGCCCACGCTGGGAGGACATGGGGCTCAAAATGAGAGACGGCGTCCTTGGGAGATCAAAGGATGCCATCACCAACCTGGCGGCACAACTTCGCGTTGACCCGATGGACTTGGAGAGGCGAGCTGCCGAATCCATCAACTGCAGTGCGTTTCTCGCCGGGGCGTCACAGCGATCCGACAAGGCACCCAAGATTGACTTCTTCCATATGCATGCGGTAACGAGTTCCATCTTTGTGACAGTTTTGCTCCGGCAGACATGGATCAGCCACGAGAACAAGGTTCGAATCGTGGAATGGAAGGGCCGCACTGATCTTCTGTGGTATGCGGCCAGCAGGTGCGCTGCGCCTCGCATCGAGGAAATCGTCGAAtacgaggccaaggcgagTTCATCGATGGGCTGGAGCGAGCTCTACCgcgccatcaacaagatgcACGATGACGGCCACGTGGCCAAGTTTGTGCGTGCGCTCAAGAGCGGCCAAGATGTCTCTCGGCCCTTTGAGAAACAAAACCCGGCCATGTTCCCTCTTCAGGGAGACGCGTGGCTGAATCTGGCACGGATGGCATATGATTCCACTGTCGGACTTGCAGACGAGGCAAAATGGGTTTGGGGCGCTGGATTCGAGCAAGCTTGGGCGAATGTCCCTGCCAGAATATGA
- the 4CL2 gene encoding 4-coumarate--CoA ligase 2: MAEIDGGPLINTTSLLGHLEQGLGKSYNKPGIISTHQPANHLSDLLALAKSHDDQEREDAYTHTKTSTIYDGENGYNYLTLTYHQIHSIAKCLAAGLLTNGVQPKSTILMLIPNGAEFGLLLWTSVMARLTISCADPDVLAATGPDELPHLLWTLEPSIIVAQDTRTVLEIDRLVDDFPTVRPLCIHVDRLAKKSGWITLSEIMEQGNGPAIDRDEIIEAARSDDPERIHSVLFTSGSSGRPKGCPMRVGGQTHYMLSQSWLVDERACPLALQQAHPSRAIAHLQILLTWRAGGTAVLTGRGFCVSDIVEAIRRLPITFVVLSPPMVHEISKEVTNASLNTDSVQTVQVGGDAVTAGILAKCATAFRGAKVVVAHGMTEGGGSFRWPFEHTPMSQLPHFGGLCPVGLVSPGSVVRIWNTAEASVCKRGESGALHIRSGSQIPNYMSGASETSFYEDGQGRWFRTGDVAVMDPKGLVYILGREKDMINRDGVMIMPAPLQNCIEILTGEQAVAVSVTSKSQGEQLFAVLRSLASNSPGDINRHIEKMLGKQYVLDGLLTLEQLGLAAFPVNATHKIMKSEIKTALLKYLQSHRDSNMTAGTVN, translated from the exons ATGGCCGAGATTGACGGCGGCCCCCTCATCAATACGACATCTTTGCTTGGGCATCTCGAACAAGGCCTGGGGAAAAGCTACAATAAACCAGGAATAATATCAACACACCAGCCTGCAAACCACCTGTCAGATCTCCTCGCCCTAGCCAAGAGTCACGACGACCAGGAGCGTGAGGATGCATATACCCATACAAAGACGAGTACTATCTATGACGGAGAAAATGGATACAACTACTTGACGCTCACCTATCACCAAATTCACTCCATTGCAAAATGTCTCGCGGCAGGGCTTCTTACCAACGGAGTGCAACCAAAATCCACTATTTTGATGCTTATACCGAATGGCGCAGAATTCGGCTTGCTTCTATGGACTTCGGTtatggcaagattgacgaTTTCATGCGCGGACCCGGACGTCCTTGCTGCCACGGGGCCTGATGAGCTGCCACATTTGCTTTGGACCCTTGAACCATCTATAATTGTAGCACAAGACACACGAACCGTGCTCGAGATAGACCGGCTTGTTGACGACTTTCCGACTGTGAGGCCTCTCTGCATTCACGTGGATCGTTTAGCCAAGAAGTCAGGCTGGATAACTCTGTCAGAAATCATGGAGCAAGGCAACGGGCCAGCGATAGATCGAGACGAAATAATCGAGGCTGCTCGTAGCGATGATCCAGAGCGCATTCATTCAGTTCTCTTCACGTCAGGGTCGTCTGGCCGTCCAAAAGGTTGTCCCATGCGGGTGGGAGGGCAAACTCACTACATGCTTTCGCAATCATGGCTTGTTGATGAAAGGGCCTGCCCACTGGCTCTACAGCAAGCTCATCCGTCTCGCGCCATTGCTCATCTGCAGATCCTCCTGACCTGGAGAGCCGGTGGCACGGCCGTCTTGACGGGACGTGGCTTCTGTGTGAGCGACATTGTCGAAGCAATTCGACGGCTCCCAATCACTTTCGTCGTTCTCTCTCCGCCCATGGTACACGAGATTAGCAAAGAGGTTACGAATGCTTCGTTGAATACAGACTCGGTTCAAACAGTGCAAGTTGGCGGTGATGCCGTAACCgccggcatcttggccaaatGTGCAACTGCATTTCGAGGCGCAAAGGTTGTCGTAGCTCATGGCATGACAGAAGGAGGGGGATCATTTCGCTGGCCGTTTGAACATACGCCCATGAGCCAACTTCCACACTTCGGCGGTCTTTGTCCGGTAGGCTTAGTGTCTCCGGGGTCAGTAGTTCGCATATGGAATACTGCAGAAGCGAGTGTGTGCAAGCGCGGCGAGTCCGGGGCTCTGCACATACGGAGCGGGAGTCAAATACCAAATTACATGTCTGGCGCCTCTGAGACTTCTTTCTACGAAGATGGGCAAGGCCGCTGGTTTCGCACCGGTGATGTCGCCGTCATGGATCCCAAGGGACTCGTATATATCCTGGGCAGGGAGAAGGACATGATTAATCGCGACGGCGTGATGATAATGCCAGCGCCACTGCAGAACTGCATAGAAATACTTACCGGAGAGCAG GCTGTCGCTGTCAGCGTAACGAGTAAATCCCAGGGCGAGCAACTATTTGCTGTCCTGCGTTCTTTGGCTTCCAATTCTCCGGGAGATATTAATCGACACATTGAAAAAATGCTCGGCAAGCAGTATGTACTGGATGGCTTGCTGACTTTGGAACAGTTGGGACTAGCCGCGTTCCCGGTGAATGCTACACATAAGATAATGAAATCGGAGATAAAAACCGCACTGCTAAAATATCTTCAATCTCACAGGGACTCAAACATGACTGCAGGTACTGTGAACTAG
- the tpcD gene encoding Trypacidin cluster transcriptional coactivator tpcD: MDSIANLVSCAAATTADVEALVAMCRVQCPSEADESIKIHAILQDGPAELQRLKKSMMANVTNLQQLIMEPSELLQQLACQTAQVLRTSTKECLIKSQLLACLHWLGDFQVLACIPLRHSVPIKDISDLAGVPEAQLCRIARMTMAFGFLCEPQPGRLSHNALSAAFVTNPSLLDAVMFLAGTATPSALKMAVNTQRLNYSSTPQATAYNLASNHASSFSAECEQRPQLRRQWSAFRRYGTGDVDDDLVEILQSLQCANQFVGKPCTVVEIGAESTTQAMALASHYPCLKIIVQMGDLEAQWQNSGGKNISYESMLDQPGCIVDGRVTTQRRPMGTTQTIRDARVYILHLTSCTGVTEGVQAELKQLVEVLKNNKPGRIVLTSGLLPELGTIRRSVEALARLRDLTMFQLANQRELEMAEMMGILNSMGDNTGRLIVENKYCSPTSGASALEIRYHEYVTG; this comes from the exons ATGGACAGTATCGCCAACCTCGTTTCCTGCGCCGCTGCCACCACAGCCGATGTCGAAGCTCTTGTCGCCATGTGTCGAGTGCAGTGCCCAAGTGAGGCGGACGAGTCAATCAAGATCCATGCAATCCTTCAAGATGGGCCGGCCGAATTACAAAGGCTCAAAAAGTCCATGATGGCTAATGTTACAAATCTTCAACAACTCATCATGGAGCCGTCGGAGCTGCTACAACAGCTCGCCTGTCAG ACTGCACAGGTGTTGAGAACGTCAACTAAAGAATGCCTCATCAAGTCCCAATTATTGGCTTGCCTGCACTGGCTGGGGGATTTTCAAGTCTTGGCTTGTATCCCCCTTCGTCACAGCGTGCCGATCAAAGATATCTCCGACTTGGCAGGCGTGCCGGAAGCTCAACTCTGTCGAATAGCGCGTATGACAATGGCCTTTGGGTTTTTATGCGAGCCGCAACCAGGACGTCTATCGCATAATGCCTTGTCTGCCGCCTTTGTCACCAATCCTTCTctgctcgacgccgtcatgtTTCTTGCTGGCACAGCGACTCCGTCCGCGTTGAAAATGGCTGTCAATACCCAGCGGCTCAACTACTCCAGCACTCCGCAGGCGACTGCGTATAACCTTGCTAGCAATCACGCGAGCTCATTTAGCGCCGAGTGCGAACAACGACCGCAGCTGAGGCGACAATGGTCTGCTTTCCGGCGCTACGGAACCGGCGATGTGGACGATGACCTGGTGGAAATTCTTCAGTCACTGCAATGTGCCAACCAATTTGTTGGTAAACCATGTACCGTTGTGGAG ATTGGGGCCGAGTCAACGACGCAAGCAATGGCTCTGGCAAGTCATTATCCTTGCCTGAAGATTATAGTGCAGATGGGCGATTTGGAAGCTCAATGGCAAAATTCCGGGGGGAAGAACATATCCTACGAGTCTATGCTAGACCAACCGGGGTGTATAGTAGACGGACGAGTGACTACTCAGCGTCGCCCTATGGGTACCACACAGACCATTCGTGATGCCAGAGTGTATATCCTTCATCTCACTTCATGCACAGGTGTTACAGAGGGTGTTCAGGCCGAGCTGAAACAACTGGTGGAAGTCTTGAAAAATAACAAGCCCGGGAGAATCGTTCTTACGTCGGGGTTACTCCCCGAACTTGGAACAATACGCCGTAGCGTAGAGGCCCTCGCTCGGCTAAGGGACTTGACAATGTTTCAACTCGCGAATCAAAGGgagttggagatggctgAGATGATGGGCATTCTGAATAGTATGGGGGATAACACCGGCCGTCTAATCGTGGAAAATAAGTACTGCTCGCCTACCAGTGGAGCCTCTGCTCTGGAGATTCGGTATCATGAATATGTCACTGGATAG
- the mdpE gene encoding Monodictyphenone cluster transcription factor, which translates to MTTTTIAMAVKLRDSCHACASSKLRCSKEKPTCSRCAKRGKVCEYFATRRAGRKHARKSTTRPSTVPSLPTPSPTLMQPSKGTTPASGTIQVFLDQYHGNYADSIPSPIASAETPLLSAPTPAATDMNFDDCFASPIDICVSGGPDACSHPEDYLGSWDLSYSLDPTTLWTEVPDKSTSLLDDALQVSPNHLGPQASLSMPQSAASWQQQQGQQELKATLEGSSCNCLNQTLALLSQLFQTSTTAASGSSSPTEGQAGASSSGRPSPCPLNGSFADSEHAIESIDTMLQCSCAQDGYLLALMSLIVFKALAWYENAARQPPGRADPADSISKAGGLDDGNHQSRLAAQSVLGKLYRVQGLINTISQRLKARNHHGALDVASNNSLPRDRREAPGGDGATLPFSAALLDQLEVDLRRRVRAVSSCVVDILRHS; encoded by the coding sequence atgacgacaaCGACTATAGCAATGGCAGTCAAACTCAGAGATAGCTGTCACGCTTGTGCCTCATCGAAGCTCCGATGTTCCAAGGAGAAACCGACGTGTTCACGGTGCGCCAAGCGAGGCAAGGTATGCGAGTATTTTGCTACACGACGGGCCGGGAGAAAACATGCGAGAAAGTCGACAACTCGGCCAAGCACGGTGCCGTCTCTTCccacgccgtcgccaaccTTGATGCAGCCGTCCAAAGGCACCACTCCGGCATCAGGCACAATTCAAGTATTCCTGGATCAGTATCATGGCAACTATGCTGATTCTATACCAAGTCCCATTGCCTCGGCCGAAACGCCACTCTTGAGCGCGCCAACCCCCGCCGCCACGGACATGAATTTCGACGACTGCTTTGCTTCGCCTATAGATATATGCGTCTCTGGAGGGCCGGACGCCTGCAGTCACCCAGAGGACTACCTCGGATCGTGGGACCTGAGTTACTCGCTCGATCCGACAACTCTCTGGACCGAGGTGCCCGACAAGTCGACTTCGCTTCTTGATGACGCATTACAAGTATCCCCCAACCACCTTGGGCCGCAGGCTTCGCTCTCTATGCCGCAGTCAGCGGCaagttggcagcagcaacaaggacaacaagAGTTGAAGGCGACGCTTGAAGGGTCCTCGTGCAACTGCCTCAATCAAACGCTCGCGCTCTTGAGCCAACTTTTCCAGACTTCTACCACTGCGGCTTCTGGCTCCAGTTCTCCGACCGAAGGCCAAGCAGGAGCTTCCAGCAGCGGTCGACCCTCGCCATGCCCCCTCAACGGCTCCTTTGCGGACAGTGAGCATGCCATCGAGTCCATCGACACCATGCTGCAATGTTCCTGCGCCCAGGACGGCTATCTACTCGCCCTCATGTCGCTTATTGTGTTCAAGGCGCTGGCCTGGTACGAGAACGCGGCCCGACAACCACCCGGGAGAGCCGACCCGGCGGACAGCATCAGCAAGGCGGGCGGTCTCGATGACGGCAACCACCAGAGcaggctggcggcgcagtcTGTTCTCGGCAAACTCTATCGAGTGCAGGGGCTCATCAACACCATATCGCAGCGGCTCAAGGCTCGGAATCACCACGGGGCACTGGACGTGGCATCCAACAATTCACTTCCGAGGGACAGGCGAGAGGCACCAGGTGGCGACGGTGCGACACTGCCCTTTTCTGCTGCTCTTCTTGATCAACTAGAGGTGGATCTTCGCAGACGAGTGCGGGCTGTATCATCTTGTGTTGTAGATATTTTACGGCATTCATAG
- the pdh1 gene encoding Pyranose dehydrogenase yields MGHFPWLRAVLGAAVVSLAVASNDGIDGTSADYLIIGGGPAGLVLAEKLSRNPRKHIVLLEAGPDSINDSLVNTPAHYPLIKEQHWNFTTEPDSNLGGHAPGIAQGRTLGGGSAVNGMAYCRGASSVFDEWAQLSGNPGLAWKSMLQEFREVSHYQDPPHAEYEQYVNISGYGNGPLEVSRSSGLTGFEFPFKEAIQGQLGLHEADLTDGTGIGIDMGVATIFAKNRTRSYPRNTFGLIAERRQNVRIIHDAWVSKVDFKGQTAVGATYRFNGKDVKIKAREVIVSGGAINTPKLLMLSGVGPKDVLSKWGIPVVAESPEVGANLRDHPVSIVELRVTPEVLTLWQWAFNETEADIAKKQYAANASGPLGWNNGLVFATFRVPDSVWDGMDGSHFRSLPQDRPHVMIEFSTVPFIPSPNASTITAWASLVQPEASGRVSLRSGNYQDDPLIYTNYYGSVADKAAILWTYKKLREILHRPEVSPLIESEHYPGPGVTTDEAIWAAMGNQTYSFRHPVGTVAIGKVLDRNWRVKGLKGIRVVDSSTFPYPTTCHPQAVVYALASRAAKDILEADCKR; encoded by the exons ATGGGCCACTTCCCCTGGCTTCGTGCCGTGCTCGGCGCGGCGGTTGTGAGTTTGGCCGTGGCCTCGAACGATGGTATTGACGGCACCAGCGCCGACTATCTGATTATAGGCGGCGGTCCTGCAGGCCTGGTACTCGCAGAAAAACTCTCTCGAAACCCCCGAAAGCACATTGTCCTCCTCGAAGCTGGGCCAGACAGCATAAACGATTCATTGGTCAATA CACCGGCTCACTATCCCCTCATCAAGGAGCAGCATTGGAACTTCACAACTGAACCCGACTCTAATTTGGGAGGACATGCGCCTGGTATTGCACAAGGTCGAACACTCGGAGGTGGCTCCGCGGTGAACGGCATGGCCTACTGCAGAGGAGCGTCGTCAGTGTTCGATGAATGGGCACAGCTTTCTGGCAATCCGGGGCTGGCCTGGAAGTCAATGTTGCAGGAGTTCAGAGAGGTGAGCCACTACCAAGACCCTCCCCACGCCGAGTACGAACAATATGTGAACATCTCGGGGTACGGGAATGGCCCGCTGGAAGTGAGTCGTTCAAGCGGTTTGACCGGCTTCGAATTCCCCTTTAAAGAAGCCATCCAGGGCCAACTCGGCCTTCACGAGGCCGACCTGACGGATGGGACTGGCATCGGCATTGACATGGGGGTTGCCACCATCTTTGCCAAGAACCGCACTAGATCATACCCTCGAAACACGTTTGGGCTCATTGCTGAGAGAAGGCAAAATGTGCGAATTATACATGACGCCTGGGTGTCCAAGGTCGACTTCAAGGGCCAAACTGCGGTTGGCGCAACATACCGTTTCAACGGAAAAGATGTCAAGATTAAAGCCAGGGAGGTTATAGTCAGCGGCGGGGCCATCAACACTCCCAAACTCCTTATGCTTTCTGGAGTCGGACCAAAAGATGTGCTCTCAAAATGGGGCATTCCCGTTGTCGCCGAGAGCCCCGAGGTGGGCGCGAACCTCAGAGACCACCCGGTTTCTATTGTGGAACTTCGCGTCACGCCAGAAGTACTCACACTCTGGCAATGGGCGTTTAACGAGACCGAGGCAGATATAGCAAAAAAACAGTATGCTGCCAACGCTTCGGGCCCATTGGGGTGGAACAACGGACTCGTTTTTGCCACATTTCGTGTTCCCGACTCAGTCTGGGATGGCATGGACGGCTCGCATTTCCGCTCCTTGCCGCAGGATCGGCCACACGTCATGATAGAGTTCAGCACTGTGCCGTTTATACCTTCGCCAAATGCGAGCACAATCACGGCCTGGGCGAGCCTCGTGCAGCCAGAGGCGTCTGGCCGGGTGAGCCTCAGGTCGGGAAACTACCAGGACGACCCGCTGATATACACCAACTACTACGGCTCCGTCGCCGATAAAGCGGCCATCTTGTGGACATACAAGAAGCTTCGCGAGATATTGCATCGCCCGGAAGTAAGTCCGCTCATTGAATCGGAGCATTACCCAGGACCGGGTGTGACTACAGACGAAGCTATATGGGCGGCAATGGGGAATCAGACATACTCGTTCCGCCATCCCGTGGGTACTGTTGCCATTGGAAAGGTGCTGGATAGAAACTGGAGAGTCAAGGGCCTGAAAGGTATCAGAGTCGTTGACTCGAGCACATTTCCCTATCCGACGACTTGCCACCCCCAAGCGGTGGTGTATGCACTGGCAAGCAGGGCGGCGAAAGATATCCTTGAGGCCGATTGCAAGAGGTAG
- the gedJ gene encoding Dihydrogeodin oxidase, with translation MALLRRLTQLLALCHGGFASKPKANCSCTNSPQHRDCWRQGFNIHSDPDKVVPKGRLREYELTVTQELIAPDGYLVKGTVFNGQYPGPLIEADWGDTLRITVHNNLTNFNGTGVHWHGIRQSETVWLDGVPGVTQCPSKPGSSQTYEFRAMQYGTSWYHSHFSLQYSNGLYGPLVIHGPSSANWDVDLGPWLLSDWYHDDAFKLYYYEIFTPRAAIPNSMVLNGKGLYDCDPKNDTRCTGKKDFFEVTLERGTKYKIGLTHTGTLLTETFWIDGHNFTVISNDFVAIEPYVTDVINIGIGQRYEIIVEANASLENGPNFWIHAQYCNEPDILDHRVGIVRYDAKNKSDPYTPPRAHLKYGCADPGPNELVPVVPMQVGRRVNNMEPSEYLKIGLQGWPNASDPNSLIHKWVLRHTPMYLDWREPSLKKLALNTGNASLFTPETEPIYLDYETGEWVYFVITSNYTLEGVDPPRTIPQSVHPMHLHGHDLLVLAQGQGPFTEDVVPKLDNPPRRDVANCPIDGYLWIAFRIDNPGAWLMHCHIAWHASDGLSIQFLEQPGKIKGLMEKAGVMPEFSQRCEEWTEWYENNNMVHEAEQDDSGI, from the exons ATGGCTCTCTTGCGTCGTCTGACCCAATTGCTGGCCCTTTGCCACGGTGGGTTTGCATCGAAACCCAAGGCCAATTGTTCCTGCACCAACAGCCCCCAACACCGAGATTGTTGGCGCCAGGGCTTCAACATACATTCGGACCCTGACAAGGTCGTACCAAAAGGACGCTTGAGGGAG TACGAACTTACCGTCACCCAAGAGTTGATTGCCCCAGACGGATACTTGGTCAAGGGGACAGTGTTCAATG GCCAATACCCTGGTCCACTGATCGAGGCCGACTGGGGCGATACCCTTC GCATTACCGTGCACAATAACTTGACCAACTTTAATGGAACGGGGGTTCACTGGCACGGTATCCGACAATCCGAGACTGTCTGGCTGGATGGTGTGCCTGGTGTGACGCAATGCCCCTCAAAG CCCGGATCTTCGCAAACGTATGAGTTTCGGGCCATGCAATACGGTACCTCGTGGTATCACTCGCACTTTAGTTTGCAGT ACAGCAACGGACTATATG GGCCACTTGTAATCCACGGCCCGTCGAGCGCGAATTGGGATGTCGACCTTGGGCCCTGGCTGCTGTCTGACTGGTATCACGACGACGCCTTCAAGCTCTATTATTACGAGATCTTTACACCCCGGGCCGCGATCCCGAATTCCATGGTTCTAAATGGCAAAGGACTGTACGACTGTGACCCGAAGAACGACACCAGATGCACGGGCAAGAAGGATTTTTTCGAGGTGACGCTTGAACGCGGCACCAAGTACAAAATCGGCCTGACTCACACGGGTACTCTGCTCACAGAGACGTTCTGGATTGACGGGCACAACTTTACAGTCATCTCCAACGACTTTGTGGCCATTGAGCCATATGTGACTGACGTTATCAACATTGGTATAG GCCAACGGTACGAAATCATTGTCGAGGCCAATGCGAGCCTCGAGAACGGTCCCAACTTCTGGATCCACGCACAGTACTGCAACGAGCCCGACATATTGGACCACCGCGTAGGCATCGTGCGGTACGACGCCAAGAACAAAAGCGATCCCTACACGCCCCCTCGAGCCCACCTCAAGTATGGATGTGCTGATCCAGGACCAAACGAGCTGGTACCAGTCGTGCCAATGCAGGTTGGTCGACGGGTGAACAACATGGAGCCCAGCGAATACCTCAAGATAGGGCTGCAGGGCTGGCCCAACGCCAGTGACCCGAACTCCCTGATTCACAAATGGGTTTTGCGCCACACGCCCATGTATCTCGACTGGCGGGAGCCGAGTCTGAAGAAGCTGGCTCTGAACACCGGCAACGCGTCGTTGTTCACACCCGAGACGGAGCCCATCTATCTCGACTATGAGACGGGCGAGTGGGTGTACTTTGTCATCACGAGCAACTATACCCTGGAGGGCGTCGACCCGCCACGGACGATTCCTCAGTCGGTGCATCCGATGCATCTACACGGACATGACTTATTGGTGCTCGCCCAGGGACAAGGTCCCTTCACCGAGGACGTTGTGCCCAAGCTCGACAACCCGCCTCGTCGGGACGTGGCCAATTGCCCGATAGACGGGTATCTGTGGATTGCGTTCCGCATCGACAACCCGGGCGCCTGGCTGATGCATTGCCATATTGCGTGGCATGCCAGCGATGGCTTGTCGATCCAGTTCCTCGAGCAGCCCGGCAAGATTAAGGGGCTGATGGAGAAGGCGGGCGTGATGCCCGAGTTTTCGCAGCGCTGCGAGGAATGGACCGAGTGGTACGAGAACAATAATATGGTGCATGAGGCAGAGCAGGATGATTCGGGAATTTAG